One window of Ziziphus jujuba cultivar Dongzao chromosome 5, ASM3175591v1 genomic DNA carries:
- the LOC107421428 gene encoding cytochrome P450 71AU50: MVWIWFILSLVLVFLLQPWKNKKNKKLPPGPRGFPIFGSLHLLGEFPHRDLHQLAKHYGPIMHLRLGLVPTTVVSSPQAFELFLKTHDLVFATRPSHEAAKHISYDQKNLTFAKYGSYWRAIRKMCTLELLSSLKINSFRDMRKEELGLFIEFVREAARDQVAVDLSAKISSLSADMSCRMVFGKKYLDSEFDERGFKAVIQEGMHLAAVPNLGDYIPQIARFDFQGLTKKMKAVSKVFDDFFEKIIDEHIQSVGDEHKTSKDFVDVMLSFMGSQESEYSIERPNIKAIILDMLVASMDTSATAIEWAMSELIKHPRIMKRVQKEIEKIVGKERMAEESDLESLEYLNMVVKETLRLHPVAPLLLPHASMEDCTVEGFHIPKESHVIFNAWAIGRDPLAWTNPEKFFPERFEGSSVDLRGRDFQLIPFGSGRRGCPGIQLGLTVVRLVLAQLVHCFDWELPNGMLPTELDMTEESGITTPRAKHLLAIPTYRLRK; encoded by the exons atGGTTTGGATTTGGTTCATACTTTCACTTGTTCTAGTTTTTCTCCTCCAACCATGGAAAaacaagaagaacaaaaaattgCCTCCAGGTCCAAGAGGGTTTCCCATTTTCGGAAGCCTCCATCTCTTAGGGGAATTTCCTCACCGTGATCTCCATCAACTAGCTAAACACTACGGCCCCATCATGCATTTACGCTTAGGTCTTGTCCCCACCACTGTTGTTTCTTCTCCTCAAGCCTTCGAGCTCTTCCTCAAAACCCATGACCTAGTTTTCGCAACCCGGCCATCCCATGAAGCAGCAAAGCACATCTCTTACGACCAAAAGAACTTGACGTTCGCCAAGTATGGCTCCTACTGGCGAGCCATTCGAAAGATGTGCACTCTGGAACTTCTCAGCAGCCTCAAGATCAACTCATTCAGAGACATGAGGAAGGAAGAGCTAGGCCTATTTATCGAGTTTGTTCGAGAGGCGGCCAGAGATCAGGTTGCTGTTGATCTTAGCGCCAAGATTTCGTCCCTTAGTGCAGATATGAGTTGTAGGATGGTGTTTGGAAAGAAGTATTTGGACAGTGAGTTCGATGAGAGAGGTTTCAAGGCTGTAATTCAAGAGGGTATGCATTTGGCAGCCGTGCCAAACTTGGGAGATTATATTCCTCAGATTGCTCGGTTTGATTTTCAGGGATTGACTAAGAAAATGAAGGCTGTTAGTAAAGTTTTTGATGATTTCTTTGAGAAGATCATCGATGAACATATTCAATCTGTAGGGGATGAACATAAAACGTCCAAAGACTTCGTTGATGTCATGTTGAGCTTCATGGGATCCCAAGAATCTGAATACAGCATTGAACGGCCTAACATTAAAGCTATCATTTTG GACATGCTTGTAGCTTCAATGGACACTTCAGCAACAGCAATCGAATGGGCAATGTCTGAACTCATCAAACACCCTCGAATAATGAAGAGAGTTCAGaaggaaatagaaaaaatagTGGGCAAGGAAAGAATGGCGGAAGAATCAGACTTGGAAAGCTTGGAGTATTTGAACATGGTAGTGAAGGAGACCTTGAGGCTACATCCAGTGGCACCATTGTTGCTCCCTCATGCATCCATGGAAGATTGCACGGTTGAAGGTTTCCACATACCCAAGGAATCACATGTAATTTTCAATGCATGGGCAATTGGAAGAGACCCTCTTGCTTGGACTAATCCAGAAAAGTTTTTCCCGGAAAGGTTTGAAGGGAGTAGTGTAGATCTCCGCGGAAGGGACTTTCAGCTCATTCCGTTCGGTTCTGGACGGCGAGGTTGCCCCGGAATACAGTTAGGGTTAACTGTAGTTCGGCTGGTTTTGGCACAGCTTGTGCATTGTTTCGATTGGGAGCTTCCAAATGGTATGTTGCCAACTGAGTTGGACATGACTGAAGAGTCTGGGATAACAACTCCAAGAGCTAAGCATCTGCTTGCTATTCCTACTTATCGCCTTCGTAAATAA
- the LOC132803780 gene encoding putative disease resistance protein RGA3, whose product MAENILFSVAEAIVGKLGSFALEEIGLLWGVKNDLQKLNSTMSAIKGVLLDAEEKQTHNNHVRRWLTELQVVVYDADDLVDKFDFEALRRRVMPGNEMRKQVCIFFSSSNQLAFALKMGHRIKEIRESLDEIRRQRDFDLDQRVEETKSVSAKARETYSFVREEEVIGRDDERMKILQLLLQDDETKENVSTITIVGIGGLGKTTLAQLVFNDAMVQKHFEPRLWVCVSDVFEMRPIVGNIIKSATNSSPDQHLAIDQLQNLLRKQIDGKRYFLVLDDVWNEDRKKWLELKSLLMGGARGSRILVTTRSENVAKLSHTLDDQPFKLHGLDNDKSWSLFSKMAFRQVQDLNNPKIVDLGKAILEKCKGVPLAIKTIGSVLYLKNPETEWSFFKDNELAKVTQQEDDIIPTLKLSYNHLPSYLKHCFAYCSLFPKDHKFDVQMLIHLWMAQGFIKADQNQSPEDIGYGYFLDLLWRSFFQEVEEVVSGKIRWCKMHDLMHDLAMSMAGTSSVLINKDSIRFSENLFHVSFDFSLGGTEILKSVSPLLKHHYKLRTLFCPQNNDEQELTLINCMESCLKFKLLRALDFNRFYFMKKLPNSFGELKHLRYLDLSRFSKLQKLPNSITKLQNLQTLNLAGCFKLSSLPRDMHKMVSLRHLVLDWCESLSHMPSRLGELTCLHTLSSFVLPRHDVSQLRPRNTTIGEVGELRNLNSLRGKLFIKNLRPDIDESDTANLQEKQHLQDLQLWYLGFEEDHFVEKYEKSLELLRPHPNLKALAVRRYLGVGFASWVKSLTNLVDLSLYDCSKCRHLPALHELPRLQKLTLDNLDCLDCSFFILSASRFTVASRLTHSLLQYSTSACCSFSASRLMAASTLR is encoded by the exons ATGGCAGAAAATATTCTCTTCAGTGTTGCTGAAGCAATTGTTGGGAAGTTGGGTTCTTTTGCTCTCGAAGAAATTGGATTGCTTTGGGGTGTCAAAAATGATCTCCAAAAGCTTAACAGCACCATGTCTGCAATCAAAGGTGTGCTTCTTGATGCAGAGGAGAAGCAGACACACAACAATCATGTTAGACGTTGGCTCACCGAGCTTCAGGTTGTTGTGTACGATGCTGATGACTTGGTGGACAAGTTTGACTTTGAAGCTTTGCGGCGTAGAGTAATGCCTGGCAATGAAATGAGGAAGCAGGTATGCATTTTCTTCTCGAGCTCAAATCAACTTGCTTTTGCGCTAAAGATGGGTCATAGAATAAAAGAAATTAGAGAGTCTCTAGATGAAATTAGAAGGCAAAGAGACTTCGACTTAGACCAGCGTGTAGAAGAGACAAAATCAGTCTCAGCTAAAGCAAGAGAGACCTACTCTTTTGTACGCGAGGAAGAAGTAATTGGGAGGGATGATGAAAGGATGAAAATCTTGCAACTTTTGTTGCAGGATGATGAAACTAAAGAGAATGTCTCCACCATTACCATTGTTGGTATTGGAGGACTAGGAAAAACAACACttgctcaacttgttttcaacgATGCCATGGTCCAAAAGCATTTTGAGCCAAGACTGTGGGTATGTGTCTCAGATGTCTTTGAAATGAGACCAATTGTTGGCAATATCATTAAATCTGCCACCAATAGTAGCCCAGATCAACATCTTGCAATTGATCAGTTGCAAAATTTGCTTAGGAAACAAATAGATGGAAAGAGATACTTTCTTGTGTTGGATGATGTGTGGAATGAAGATCGTAAAAAATGGCTTGAGTTAAAGTCTTTGTTAATGGGTGGGGCAAGAGGTAGCAGAATTCTGGTAACTACTCGCAGTGAGAATGTTGCCAAGTTAAGCCATACATTAGATGACCAGCCATTTAAGTTACATGGCTTGGACAATGATAAGTCATGGTCTTTATTTTCGAAAATGGCCTTTAGGCAAGTTCAAGATCTGAACAACCCAAAGATTGTGGATTTAGGAAAGGCAATTTTAGAAAAGTGCAAGGGAGTTCCTCTTGCCATAAAGACCATAGGAAGTGTACTATACTTAAAAAATCCCGAAACTGAGTGGTCCTTCTTTAAGGATAATGAACTTGCAAAAGTAACTCAGCAAGAAGATGATATTATACCAACACTCAAGCTAAGTTACAATCATCTCCCTTCTTATTTGAAACATTGCTTTGCTTATTGTAGTTTATTTCCAAAGGATCATAAGTTTGATGTGCAAATGTTGATACATTTGTGGATGGCACAAGGTTTTATTAAGGCAGACCAAAACCAGTCTCCAGAAGATATTGGTTATGGATATTTTTTGGATCTACTATGGAGGTCCTTTTTTCAAGAAGTAGAGGAAGTTGTTTCGGGTAAGATCAGGTGGTGCAAAATGCATGATCTCATGCATGATCTTGCAATGTCAATGGCAGGAACTAGTAGTGTCTTAATAAATAAAGATTCTATCCGTTTTAGTGAAAATCTTTTTCATGtatcttttgatttttcacTAGGTGGTACAGAAATTTTGAAAAGCGTATCGCCTTTGCTTAAACATCATTATAAGCTGCGGACATTATTTTGTCCACAAAATAATGATGAGCAAGAGTTGACACTGATAAACTGTATGGaaagttgtttgaaatttaaattattacggGCACTTGATTTTAacagattttattttatgaagaaGCTACCAAATAGTTTTGGAGAATTAAAACATTTGAGATATCTTGATCTTTCAAGGTTTAGTAAACTCCAAAAGCTGCCCAATTCTATCACCAAACTGCAGAATTTACAAACATTGAATCTTGCTGGGTGTTTTAAGTTATCAAGTTTGCCAAGAGATATGCATAAAATGGTCAGCCTGAGGCACCTTGTGTTGGATTGGTGTGAGAGTTTGAGTCATATGCCAAGTAGACTTGGAGAACTGACTTGCCTTCACACATTAAGCAGTTTTGTTCTGCCACGTCATGACGTCAGCCAGTTGAGGCCAAGGAATACGACTATTGGTGAGGTTGGTGAACTACGCAACCTTAACAGTTTGAGAGGTAAGTTATTCATTAAGAATTTGAGACCTGATATTGATGAATCAGATACTGCAAATTTACAAGAGAAGCAACACCTGCAAGATTTACAATTATGGTACTTGGGGTTTGAGGAAGACCATTTTGTGGAAAAATACGAAAAGTCGTTAGAATTGTTGCGGCCACATCCTAATTTAAAAGCATTGGCAGTGCGTAGGTACTTGGGAGTGGGTTTTGCCAGTTGGGTTAAGTCCCTTACTAATCTTGTTGATTTAAGTTTATATGACTGTAGCAAATGTCGGCATCTCCCAGCTTTGCATGAATTACCTCGTCTCCAGAAACTTACACTTGATAACTTGGATTGCCTgga TTGCTCATTCTTCATATTATCTGCTTCAAGATTCACGGTAGCTTCAAGACTCACTCATTCTTTGCTTCAATACTCAACATCAGCTTGTTGTTCTTTCTCAGCTTCAAGACTTATGGCAGCTTCAACATTACGGTAA